A window of the Salvelinus fontinalis isolate EN_2023a chromosome 26, ASM2944872v1, whole genome shotgun sequence genome harbors these coding sequences:
- the LOC129823975 gene encoding LOW QUALITY PROTEIN: presequence protease, mitochondrial-like (The sequence of the model RefSeq protein was modified relative to this genomic sequence to represent the inferred CDS: substituted 1 base at 1 genomic stop codon), whose amino-acid sequence MFRQSKTVLQKLRNLRFQGQNPSWRFRSTSATERALQYQAGQKIHGFTVKEVVTVPDLFLTAVKLTHDNTGAQYLHAARDDKNNLFSVQLRTTPMDNTGVPHILEHTVLCGSEKYPCRDPFFKMLNRSLSTFMNAFTASDFTMYPFSTQNGKDFQNLLSVYLDAVFFPCLRELDFWQEGWRLENEDPTDPTSPLVFKGVVFNEMKGAFSDNERVYSQHLQNKLYPDHTYGVVSGGEPLAIPDLSWEQLKHFHATHYHPSNARFFTYGDLPLEQHLKQIQEEALSKFERTEPDTAVPNQPHWDRPREDHVTCSPDAMAPDAAKQNTLCMSYLLGDITDTFEGFTLSLLSSLMISGPNSPFYKTLIEPKIGTDFSSVVGYDGSTKEASFSIGLQGMAEEDTEKVKQIIVQTIDEIIAYGFEEERIEALLHKIEIQMKHQSTSFGLSLASYIASCWNHDGDPVQLLKISDSVAQFRQALKDNPRFLQEKVLHYFKDNTHRLTLSMSPDEAYLEKQVKAEEEKLQKKVQALSESDKKDIYEKGLELLSVQSKIQDASCLPALNVSDIEPTIAVTPVEMGTAGGVPVQYCEQPTNGMVYFRAMCSLNTLPEDLKLYVPLFCSVITKMSCGGLDYRQQAQQMELKTGGMSISTSVNPDYSNMDMYEQGVLLSSSCLERNLPDMFHLWSDIFNSPHFDDEERLRVLVMMSAQELANGISYSGHMYAMTRAARSLTPTGELQEIFGGMEQVKFMKRIAEMPDLTQVLXTLPRIKRHILNPLNMRCAVNSTPQKMSDAAGQLDNFMSNVASNKKDRKPVRSDITERPLDPLAAPGSGPSRKLITEPNFKPCQMKTFFPMPFPINFVSECIRTVPFTHEDYASLNILSRMMTAKYLHGEIREKGGAYGGGARVGGGLFTFYSYRDPNSVQTLSTFRKSVDWVRLGQFTQQDIDEAKLSVFSAVDSPVAPSNKGMGRFLSGITDELKQAHRERLFAVTDKSLVNVAGRYLGIGQRTCGVAILGPENDTIKKDPSWVVK is encoded by the exons TTTCCAGGGGCAGAATCCTTCATGGAGGTTCAGGAGCACCTCAGCAACAGAGAGGGCATTGCAGTACCAGGCAGGACAGAAGATCCATGGCTTCACAGTTAAGGAG GTGGTTACTGTTCCTGACCTGTTCCTTACAGCTGTCAAACTGACCCATGACAACACAGGCGCCCAGTATCTACACGCAGCTAGAGATGACAAGAACAATCTCTTTAG TGTTCAGCTCAGGACGACCCCAATGGACAACACAGGGGTCCCACAcatcctggaacacacagtgtTGTGTGGCTCAGAGAAGTACCCCTGCAGAGACCCCTTTTTCAAGATGCTCAACAGATCCCTCTCCACCTTCATGAATGCATTCacag CTAGTGATTTCACTATGTATCCATTCTCCACACAAAACGGGAAAGACTTCCAGAATCTCCTCTCCGTGTATCTGGATGCAGTGTTTTTCCCTTGTCTACGAGAACTTGATTTTTG GCAGGAGGGATGGAGACTGGAGAATGAAGACCCTACAGATCCTACTTCCCCGCTGGTCTTCAAAGGAGTTGTCTTCAATGAAATGAAGGGAGCTTTT TCAGACAACGAGAGGGTATATTCCCAGCACCTGCAGAACAAGCTCTATCCTGACCACACATATGGTGTGGTGTCTGGAGGGGAACCCCTGGCCATCCCTGACCTCTCCTGGGAACAACTGAAGCACTTCCACGCTACACACTACCACCCCAGCAATGCAAG GTTCTTCACCTACGGGGATCTGCCCTTAGAGCAGCACTTGAAACAGATCCAGGAGGAGGCTCTGTCCAAGTTTGAGCGCACTGAGCCTGACACTGCTGTCCCTAACCAACCCCACTGGGACAGGCCT AGAGAGGACCATGTGACCTGCAGTCCCGATGCTATGGCTCCTGATGCAGCCAAACAGAACACGCTGTGTATGAGCTACCTGCTAGGAGA TATCACAGACACATTTGAGGGCTTCACCCTGAGCCTGCTGTCCTCTCTGATGATCTCTGGACCCAACTCTCCCTTCTACAAGACCCTCATAGAACCCAAGATAGGAACAGACTTCTCCTCTGTCGTAGG ATATGATGGGAGCACCAAAGAGGCATCATTCAGCATAGGCTTGCAAGGAATGGCTGAAGAAGACACTGAGAAAGTCAAGCAAATCATTGTCCAAACCATTGATGAGATCATTGC TTATGGAtttgaggaggagaggatagaggccCTGCTTCATAAGATTGAAATCCAGATGAAACATCAGTCTACCAGCTTCGGGTTGTCACTGGCTTCA TACATAGCTTCCTGTTGGAACCATGATGGAGACCCGGTCCAGCTGCTGAAGATCAGCGACAGTGTGGCCCAGTTCAGACAAGCCCTGAAGGACAACCCTCGCTTCCTCCAGGAGAAAGTCCTACACTACTTCAAG GACAACACTCACAGGCTGACTCTGTCTATGAGTCCTGATGAGGCGTACCTGGAGAAACAGGTCAAAGCAGAGGAGGAGAAACTCCAGAAGAAGGTACAGGCTTTGTCTGAGAGTGACAAGAAAGACATCTATGAGAAAG GTCTTGAGCTGCTATCGGTTCAGAGCAAGATCCAGGATGCCTCATGTCTCCCTGCCCTGAATGTGTCTGACATTGAGCCAACGATAGCAGTCACACCTGTAGAGATGGGCACTGCAG GAGGCGTCCCAGTGCAGTACTGTGAGCAGCCAACCAATGGGATGGTCTACTTCAGGGCTATGTGTAGTCTCAACACCCTCCCTGAAGACCTCAAACTATATGTGCCCCTCTTCTGCAGTGTCATCACCAA GATGAGCTGTGGAGGGCTGGACTACAGGCAGCAGGCCCAGCAGATGGAGCTGAAGACAGGAGGCATGTCCATCTCCACATCAGTCAACCCTGACTACTCTAACATGGATATGTATGAACAG GGAGTCCTCCTCTCATCTTCCTGTCTGGAGAGGAATCTTCCTGATATGTTTCACCTGTGGAGTGACATATTCAACAG CCCGCACTTTGATGATGAGGAGCGTCTGCGTGTGCTGGTCATGATGTCGGCTCAGGAACTAGCCAATGGGATCTCTTACTCTGGTCACATGTACGCCATGACGAGGGCGGCTCGCAGCCTGACCCCAACAGGAGAATTACAGGAGATCTTCGGAGGGATGGAGCAG GTCAAGTTCATGAAAAGGATTGCGGAGATGCCAGACCTCACCCAAGTTTTATGAACACTTCCTAGAATAAAGAGACACATTCTCAACCCACTGAACATGAG ATGTGCGGTCAACTCAACGCCTCAGAAGATGTCTGATGCCGCTGGACAGTTGGATAACTTCATGTCTAACGTTGCTTCCAATAAGAAGGATCGCAAACCCGTCCGGTCCGATATCACTGAG AGACCTCTTGACCCACTGGCAGCTCCTGGATCTGGCCCAAGTAGAAAACTAATCACT GAGCCCAACTTCAAGCCCTGCCAGATGAAGACATTTTTCCCAATGCCCTTCCCAATCAACTTTGTCAGCGAATGTATCCGAACCGTGCCCTTCACCCATGAGGACTATGCGAG CCTGAATATCCTGTCCCGGATGATGACTGCTAAGTACCTGCACGGCGAGATCAGAGAGAAGGGTGGGGCCTATGGTGGAGGGGCCAGGGTGGGAGGAGGACTATTCACCTTCTATTCATACAG AGACCCCAACTCGGTGCAGACTCTGTCAACCTTCCGTAAgagtgtggactgggtcagattAGGACAGTTTACCCAGCAGGACATCGACGAGGCCAAGCTGTCTGTGTTCTCAGCCGTGGACTCCCCCGTCGCCCCCTCCAATAAAG GTATGGGCCGTTTCCTGAGTGGAATCACAGATGAGTTGAAACAGGCCCACAGAGAGAGACTCTTCGCTGTCACAGACAAGAGCCTGGTCAATGTGGCTGGCAG GTACCTTGGCATTGGACAGAGGACATGTGGAGTTGCTATTCTTGGTCCTGAGAATGACACCATCAAGAAAGATCCGTCATGGGTGGTAAAATAA